A single region of the Brachypodium distachyon strain Bd21 chromosome 3, Brachypodium_distachyon_v3.0, whole genome shotgun sequence genome encodes:
- the LOC104584136 gene encoding skin secretory protein xP2-like translates to MGVAGVTTATFALAAAAGTASAAAPVAPADSLAGAMSDPAMAAAAIAAETVPAASSGSVPDSAVASPPSPATPRDGVTQRAPTVPPARGVFRAFALRRNPPKSNSLAAARKRGRRDSPPATPSKRACGDAGSVADPTVAGVSGVIIAPADDPTPTGPGPATVSGSSPAASLSEAPACAGEEGEAPLASPSAVQGTSVPAPRAGATVIDLDSVVEITGAAEEPEPALTPSPAAPATAAVVATVTTGTALGDPPAAADATGTDSPGAQ, encoded by the exons ATGGGGGTCGCTGGAGTCACAACGGCGACATTCGCCCTagcagcggccgccggcaccgcGTCGGCAGCTGCTCCAGTAGCACCCGCCGACTCCTTGGCAGGGGCCATGAGCGACCCGGCAATGGCCGCAGCAGCGATAGCCGCCGAGACTGTGCCGGCAGCCTCCTCGGGGTCGGTCCCTGATTCCGCAGTGGCTTCACCACCGTCCCCCGCGACGCCCCGGGACGGGGTGACCCAGCGGGCACCTACGGTGCCGCCCGCTCGAGGGGTCTTCCGGGCCTTCGCGCTCCGACGCAACCCCCCCAAGTCCAATTCACTGGCGGCTGCCCGCAAAAGGGGGAGGAGGGACTCCCCGCCCGCCACGCCGAGCAAGAGGGCGTGCGGGGACGCCGGCAGTGTCGCTGACCCGACCGTTGCAGGGGTCAGCGGCGTCATCATTGCGCCCGCCGACGACCCAACCCCTACGGGGCCGGGGCCGGCAACTG taAGCGGCAGCTCACCCGCGGCAAGCCTTTCGGAGGCTCCCGCCTGCGCAggcgaggagggggaggcCCCCCTTGCAAGTCCATCTGCCGTGCAAG GCACGAGTGTGCCCGCACCGAGAGCGGGTGCCACCGTGATTGATCTCGACTCTGTCGTCGAGATCACGGGGGCGGCAGAagagccggaaccggctctcacaCCAAGCCCTGCCGCGCCGGCGAcagcggcggtggtggccacCGTCACCACTGGGACGGCGCTTGGTGACCCGCCTGCAGCCGCGGACGCGACTGGCACGGACTCGCCTGGCGCCCAGTAG